Proteins encoded in a region of the Methanobrevibacter millerae genome:
- a CDS encoding XRE family transcriptional regulator, with amino-acid sequence MEKNTEFASKIKSIRERQNMSIEELSENSGVKLDVLKAMESGEVIPSLTPLTKMARALGVRLGTFLDDTPQIGPVVTRAGKPTSALYFSGREDVTNASNLEFHSLGAGKIDRNIDPFLIDIEYEEGEKELSSHEGEEFIYVLEGEIEVIYGKDTFTMGEGDSIFYDSVVPHHLHAAGKKESKILAVLYTPY; translated from the coding sequence ATGGAGAAAAATACAGAATTTGCTTCAAAAATTAAAAGTATTAGAGAAAGACAGAATATGAGCATAGAAGAGCTCTCAGAAAATAGTGGTGTTAAACTTGATGTTCTAAAAGCTATGGAATCTGGAGAAGTTATTCCTTCACTTACTCCATTAACTAAAATGGCCAGAGCATTAGGCGTTAGGCTCGGAACATTTTTGGATGATACACCACAAATCGGACCTGTAGTAACAAGAGCAGGAAAACCAACAAGTGCATTATATTTTTCAGGAAGGGAAGACGTTACAAATGCAAGCAATTTAGAATTCCACTCATTGGGTGCAGGTAAGATTGACAGGAACATTGATCCATTTTTAATTGATATTGAATATGAGGAAGGAGAAAAAGAGTTATCTTCCCACGAAGGAGAAGAATTTATTTATGTGCTGGAAGGAGAAATTGAAGTTATCTATGGAAAAGACACTTTCACAATGGGTGAAGGTGACAGCATATTTTATGATTCAGTTGTCCCACACCACTTACATGCAGCAGGCAAAAAAGAATCTAAAATATTAGCAGTACTTTACACACCATATTAA